A genomic region of Polypterus senegalus isolate Bchr_013 chromosome 17, ASM1683550v1, whole genome shotgun sequence contains the following coding sequences:
- the gps1 gene encoding COP9 signalosome complex subunit 1 — MPLPVQVFNFQGAVEPMQIDADPQEDQQNAPDTNYVVENPTLDLEQYASSYSGLMRIERLQFIADHCPQLRIEALKMALSFVQRTFNVDVYEEIHRKLTDATREIQAVPDAVPEGGIEPPPLDTAWAESTRKKALLKLEKLDTDLKNYKGNSIKESIRRGHDDLGDHYLDCGDLSNALKCYSRARDYCTSAKHVINMCLNVIKVSVYLQNWSHVLSYVSKAESTPEIAEQRGEKDSQNQAVLTKLKCAAGLAELASRKYKQAAKCFLLASFDHCDFPELLSPSNVAVYGGLCALATFDRQELQRNVISSSSFKLFLELEPQVRDIIFKFYESKYASCLKMLDEMKDNLLLDMYLAPHVRTLYTQIRNRALIQYFSPYVSADMYKMATAFNTTVGALEDELTQLILEGLINARIDSHSKILYARDVDQRSTTFEKSLQMGKEFQRRAKAMILRAAVLRNQIHVKSPPREGSQGELTPANSQTRMSTNM, encoded by the exons GGGGCGGTGGAGCCCATGCAAATAGATGCTGACCCCCAAGAAGACCAGCAGAACGCTCCAGATACCAATTATGTAGTGGAAAATCCAACACTG GATCTTGAACAATATGCATCTAGCTATAGTGGCTTAATGAGGATTGAAAGGCTACAATTCATTGCTGACCACTGTCCTCAGCTGCGCATTGAAGCTCTTAAAATGGCactttcatttgtccaaagaactTTCAATGTTGACGTATATGAAGAAATCCATCGTAAGCTTACTGATGCCACCAG AGAAATACAGGCGGTCCCTGATGCAGTCCCTGAAGGAGGAATTGAACCCCCCCCACTTGACACAGCCTGGGCAGAGTCCACACGAAAAAAAGCTTTGCTTAAACTcgaaaaactggacactgatcTGAAGAACTACAAGGGAAACTCAATCAAAGAAAGCATTAG GAGGGGTCATGATGACCTAGGAGATCACTACCTTGATTGCGGAGATCTCAGTAATGCACTGAAGTGTTATTCCCGCGCGCGAGACTACTGCACCAGCGCCAAACACGTCATCAATATGTGTCTTAATGTTATAAAG GTTAGTGTTTATCTTCAGAATTGGTCTCATGTCCTTAGTTATGTTAGTAAAGCTGAGTCCACTCCAGAAATTGCAGAG CAAAGAGGAGAAAAAGACAGTCAAAATCAAGCAGTCCTTACAAAACTAAAATGCGCTGCAG gtttGGCAGAATTGGCCTCTCGAAAGTACAAACAGGCTGCTAAGTGCTTTCTGTTGGCTTCATTTGACCACTGCGACTTTCCTGAG ctTCTTTCACCTAGTAATGTAGCAGTTTATGGCGGGCTTTGTGCTTTAGCAACATTCGACAGACAGGAACTTCAAAGGAACGTTATTTCTAGCAG ctcatttaaattatttttggaattGGAACCTCAAGTTCGTGATATTATCTTTAAATTTTATGAATCAAAGTATGCCTCCTGCCTGAAAATGCTTGACGAAATGAAG GACAACCTTCTGCTAGACATGTATTTGGCACCTCATGTGAGGACACTATATACACAGATCAGGAACCGGGCTCTAATACAG taCTTCAGTCCCTATGTTTCAGCAGACATGTATAAGATGGCCACAGCATTTAACACCACAGTAGGAGCACTGGAAGATGAGCTGACCCAGTTGATTTTGGAAGGGTTGATCAATGCAAGAATTGATTCACATAGCAAG attCTATATGCCAGAGATGTGGATCAAAGAAGCACAACATTTGAAAAGTCTTTGCAAATGGGAAAAGAGTTTCAAAGACGAGCAAAAGCCATGATTCTGAGAGCTGCAGTGCTGCGCAATCAGATACACGTAAaa